A window from Pan paniscus chromosome 14, NHGRI_mPanPan1-v2.0_pri, whole genome shotgun sequence encodes these proteins:
- the SERPINE3 gene encoding LOW QUALITY PROTEIN: serpin E3 (The sequence of the model RefSeq protein was modified relative to this genomic sequence to represent the inferred CDS: inserted 2 bases in 1 codon), producing MPPFLITLFLFHSCCLRANGHLREGMTLLKTEFALRLYQSVAACRNETNFVISPAGVSLPLEILQFGAEGSTGQQLADALGYTVHDKRVKDFLHAVYATLPTSSQGAEMELACSLFVQVGTPLSPCFVEHVSWWANSSLEPANLGEPNSTTIQTSEGASRETAGGGPSEGPGGWPWEQVSAAFAQLVLVSTMSFQGTWRKRFSSTDTQILPFTCAYGLVLQVPMMHQTTEVNYGQFQDTAGHQVGVLELPYLGSAVSLFLVLPRDKDTPLSHIEPHLTASTIHLWTTSLRRARMDVFLPRFRIQNQFNLKSILNSWGVTDLFDPLKANLKGISGQDGFYVSEAIHKAKIEVLEEGTKASGATALLLLKRSRIPIFKADRPFIYFLREPNTGITVFFDRIQIIYQXLSSNKGSFVHYPLKNKHSF from the exons ATGCCGCCTTTCCTGATCACCCTCTTCCTCTTTCACTCTTGCTGCCTCCGAGCAAATGGCCACCTCCGTGAAGGAATGACATTGCTGAAGACTGAGTTTGCACTTCGCCTCTACCAGAGTGTGGCCGCGTGTAGAAATGAGACGAACTTTGTCATCTCTCCTGCTGGTGTGTCCCTCCCCCTGGAGATCCTGCAGTTTGGAGCAGAAGGGAGCACTGGTCAGCAGCTGGCAGATGCCCTGGGGTACACTGTCCATG ACAAAAGGGTGAAAGATTTCTTGCATGCTGTTTATGCCACACTACCCACCTCCAGCCAAGGCGCCGAGATGGAGCTGGCCTGCAGCCTTTTTGTGCAAGTGGGAACGCCACTGTCCCCCTGCTTTGTGGAGCACGTCTCCTGGTGGGCTAACAGCAGCCTGGAACCAGCCAACCTCGGTGAGCCCAATAGCACCACCATCCAGACTAGCGAAGGGGCCTCCAGAGAGACTGCAG GTGGGGGCCCCAGTGAGGGCCCTGGTGGCTGGCCGTGGGAGCAAGTCAGTGCAGCATTTGCTCAGCTTGTGCTTGTGAGCACCATGTCCTTCCAAGGCACTTGGCGGAAGAGATTCTCCTCCACAGACACACAGATCCTGCCTTTCACCTGTGCCTATGGCCTCGTCCTTCAGGTCCCCATGATGCACCAAACGACCGAGGTCAACTACG GTCAGTTCCAGGACACTGCAGGCCATCAGGTGGGGGTGCTGGAGCTTCCTTACCTTGGAAGTGCAGTGAGTCTGTTCCTGGTGCTGCCCCGTGACAAAGACACCCCCCTGAGCCACATCGAGCCACACCTCACAGCCAGCACCATTCACCTCTGGACCACCAGCCTGAGGAGAGCCAGGATGGATGTGTTCCTGCCCAG gTTTAGGATCCAAAATCAATTCaacttaaaaagcattttaaattctTGGGGAGTCACCGATCTTTTTGATCCACTCAAAGCTAACTTGAAAGGAATTTCAG GCCAAGATGGCTTTTATGTTTCTGAAGCAATCCACAAGGCCAAGATTGAAGTTTTGGAGGAAGGCACCAAGGCATCTGGAGCCACAG cTCTGTTGTTATTGAAAAGGTCTCGGATTCCTATTTTTAAAGCAGATCGGCCATTCATCTATTTCCTGAGAGAACCTAACACAGGTATTACAGTATTTTTTGACAGGATTCAGATAATTTATCA TCTCTCTAGCAACAAGGGCTCATTTGTCCACTATCCCCTCAAAAATAAGCATTCTTTCTAG